A region from the Salidesulfovibrio onnuriiensis genome encodes:
- a CDS encoding TPM domain-containing protein, whose amino-acid sequence MGAQSFLTAEEQRKIIECVKDVETRTSGEIVPVIASESYHYPSAVAFGSLLLGVAAAVAACMYLGSEDMWMFLAIFLGAYCVFQIVLRYASILKKPFVSRRQMAEEVDEAAITNFYLNGLHHTRDQTGIIIYVSVYERMVQVLADKGINDKVDPQVWNEVVRIVTKGIRTGAPADGICQAIARCGELITEHFPIKADDTDELPNLIIDGEAKQ is encoded by the coding sequence CGTCAAGGACGTGGAAACGCGGACCTCGGGCGAGATCGTGCCCGTGATCGCCAGCGAATCCTACCACTATCCGAGCGCGGTGGCCTTCGGCTCGCTGCTGCTGGGCGTGGCCGCCGCCGTGGCGGCGTGCATGTACCTCGGCAGTGAGGACATGTGGATGTTTCTGGCTATTTTTCTGGGCGCTTATTGCGTATTCCAAATCGTATTACGTTATGCCTCCATCCTGAAGAAGCCGTTTGTCTCGCGCCGCCAGATGGCCGAGGAAGTGGACGAGGCGGCCATCACCAATTTTTATTTGAACGGACTGCACCACACCCGTGATCAGACCGGGATCATCATCTATGTTTCGGTGTACGAACGCATGGTGCAGGTGCTGGCCGACAAGGGCATCAACGACAAGGTCGATCCGCAAGTCTGGAACGAGGTCGTGCGGATCGTGACCAAGGGTATCCGCACGGGAGCGCCCGCGGACGGCATCTGTCAGGCCATTGCCCGGTGCGGCGAACTGATCACCGAGCATTTCCCCATCAAGGCAGACGATACGGATGAGCTCCCCAACCTCATCATTGATGGGGAAGCTAAGCAGTAA
- a CDS encoding cobyric acid synthase — MKQSVFSGIPEVLDERKYAHGGNLRKMAEKAGCAPEELLDFSASMNPLGPPPWLGMEIGRALAEVSHYPDPDCADLVMAACEAYKVWPTQVLPGNGASELLHAAVGLGGFRRAIIPSPTYVDYARLCSLHRLEMVQTPLKLEEGFQVDMAKLGAMLTTPSLVFLCQPNNPTGQAFDPAELRELATMFPQSRFVVDESYAEFMPGNPDRLIKDRPANVITIVSLTKFFSIPGLRLGLAFANPDLILAMKRRLPTWSVNTLAQRVGARCLRDTEYTQRTKEQTRLLRENLAAGMRKLPGIKVYPSSANFLLCKVDRLGQDALPLYDKLLKDRVAIRLCGNFEGLDNSWFRVAVRSAEDNERLLKALKRATGTGKAPLVKRESRTPALMLQGTCSNAGKSVLAAAFCRILLQDGYRVAPFKAQNMSLNSFVTDEGGEMGRAQVTQAAACRLRPDVRMNPVLLKPGSDTGSQVIVMGKPVGNMSVRQYVDFKPRAWEAVKAAYDSLANEHDIMVLEGAGSPAEVNLKHHDIVNMAMAKYADAKVILAGDIDRGGVFASLVGTMNLLTPAERDYVLGFAINRFRGDATLLDSALGFTFQNTGKPVLGVIPYIHNLGLPEEDSVSFKDGIRPSQDDKLPEDQCVDIAVIDLPRISNFNDIDPLFAEPDVRVRIVTSALELGTPDAVIIPGSKSTVPDMKALKGMGMAAAVRSLAHGEHKTRVIGICGGFQMLGQMVDDPFGLESDSIRQEGFGLLPIATELAAEKTLQRTVGVHCKSGRRVHGYEIHHGQTRALSSELRVSIRNQQDEPLGFGLPDGRVWGTYLHGLFDADEFRRWFINELRMDKGLDPLENIQTTYDLEASLDHLASVVREAIDMEQIYCALGFGRCCKQVPLFYKL, encoded by the coding sequence TTGAAGCAAAGCGTGTTTTCCGGGATTCCCGAGGTCCTGGACGAAAGGAAATACGCCCACGGCGGCAACCTGAGGAAAATGGCCGAAAAGGCCGGATGCGCCCCCGAAGAGCTGCTCGACTTTTCCGCCAGCATGAACCCCCTGGGGCCGCCCCCCTGGCTGGGCATGGAGATCGGCCGGGCTCTGGCCGAAGTCTCCCACTATCCGGACCCGGACTGCGCCGACCTGGTCATGGCCGCATGCGAGGCCTACAAGGTCTGGCCCACGCAGGTGCTTCCCGGCAACGGCGCATCCGAACTGCTGCACGCGGCCGTCGGGCTGGGCGGTTTCCGCCGCGCCATCATCCCCTCGCCCACCTATGTGGACTACGCCCGCCTGTGCTCCCTGCACCGGCTGGAGATGGTCCAGACGCCGCTCAAGCTCGAAGAGGGCTTCCAGGTGGACATGGCCAAGCTCGGGGCCATGCTGACCACGCCGTCCCTGGTATTCCTGTGCCAGCCCAACAATCCCACGGGCCAGGCCTTTGATCCGGCCGAGCTGCGCGAACTGGCCACCATGTTCCCGCAGTCGCGGTTCGTCGTGGATGAATCCTACGCCGAGTTCATGCCCGGCAACCCGGACCGGCTCATCAAGGACCGGCCCGCCAACGTCATCACCATCGTCTCGCTGACCAAATTCTTTTCCATCCCCGGGCTGCGCCTGGGCCTGGCCTTTGCCAACCCGGACCTGATCCTGGCCATGAAGCGCCGCCTGCCCACCTGGTCCGTGAACACCCTGGCCCAGCGCGTGGGCGCGCGCTGCCTGCGCGACACCGAATACACGCAGCGCACCAAGGAGCAGACCAGGCTGCTGCGCGAAAACCTGGCCGCGGGCATGCGCAAGCTGCCCGGCATCAAGGTCTATCCCTCGTCCGCGAATTTCCTGCTCTGCAAGGTGGACCGGCTCGGCCAGGACGCCCTGCCGCTCTACGACAAGCTCCTGAAGGACAGGGTCGCCATCCGGCTGTGCGGCAATTTCGAAGGCCTGGACAACAGCTGGTTCCGCGTGGCCGTACGCAGCGCCGAGGACAACGAGCGGCTGCTCAAGGCCCTCAAGCGCGCCACGGGCACGGGCAAGGCGCCGCTGGTCAAGCGCGAGAGCCGGACCCCGGCCCTCATGCTCCAGGGCACCTGCTCCAACGCGGGCAAGAGCGTGCTGGCCGCCGCCTTCTGCCGCATCCTGCTCCAGGACGGCTACCGCGTGGCCCCGTTCAAGGCCCAGAACATGTCGCTCAATTCCTTTGTCACCGACGAGGGCGGCGAAATGGGCCGGGCCCAGGTGACCCAGGCCGCAGCCTGCCGCCTCAGGCCCGACGTGCGCATGAATCCGGTGCTGCTCAAGCCCGGCTCGGACACGGGCTCGCAGGTCATTGTCATGGGCAAGCCCGTGGGCAACATGAGCGTGCGCCAGTACGTGGACTTCAAGCCGCGCGCCTGGGAGGCCGTGAAGGCCGCCTACGACTCGCTGGCCAACGAACACGACATCATGGTCCTGGAAGGGGCCGGAAGCCCGGCGGAGGTCAATCTCAAGCATCACGACATCGTGAACATGGCCATGGCCAAGTACGCGGACGCCAAGGTCATTCTCGCGGGCGACATCGACCGGGGCGGGGTGTTCGCCTCCCTGGTCGGGACCATGAACCTGCTCACCCCGGCCGAGCGCGACTACGTGCTCGGGTTCGCCATCAACCGCTTCCGGGGCGACGCCACCCTGCTCGACTCCGCCCTGGGATTCACCTTCCAGAACACGGGCAAGCCGGTCCTGGGCGTAATCCCGTACATCCACAACCTCGGCCTGCCCGAGGAGGACTCGGTCTCGTTCAAGGACGGCATCCGGCCCAGCCAGGACGACAAGCTGCCCGAGGACCAGTGCGTGGACATTGCGGTCATCGACCTGCCGCGCATTTCCAATTTCAACGACATCGATCCGCTCTTTGCCGAGCCGGACGTGCGCGTGCGCATCGTCACCTCGGCCCTGGAACTGGGCACCCCCGATGCGGTCATCATTCCCGGCAGCAAAAGCACGGTGCCGGACATGAAGGCGCTCAAGGGCATGGGCATGGCCGCGGCCGTGCGCTCTCTGGCCCACGGCGAGCATAAGACGCGCGTCATCGGCATCTGCGGCGGGTTCCAGATGCTCGGCCAGATGGTGGACGATCCCTTTGGCCTGGAGTCCGACTCCATCCGCCAGGAAGGGTTCGGCCTGCTGCCCATCGCCACGGAGCTGGCCGCCGAAAAGACCCTCCAGCGCACCGTGGGCGTGCATTGCAAGAGCGGCCGCCGGGTGCACGGCTACGAGATCCATCACGGCCAGACCCGCGCGCTGTCTTCCGAGCTGCGCGTGTCCATCCGCAACCAGCAGGACGAGCCGCTCGGATTTGGCCTGCCCGACGGCCGGGTCTGGGGTACCTATCTGCACGGCCTGTTCGATGCCGACGAATTCCGGCGCTGGTTCATCAACGAGCTGCGCATGGACAAAGGGCTCGATCCGCTGGAGAACATCCAGACCACCTACGATCTGGAAGCGAGCCTGGATCATCTCGCCTCGGTGGTGCGCGAGGCCATCGACATGGAGCAGATCTACTGCGCCCTCGGATTCGGCCGCTGCTGCAAGCAGGTTCCGCTCTTCTACAAGCTGTAA
- a CDS encoding ABC transporter substrate-binding protein, which translates to MVAGCGGGGEDTIKIGFNIPMTGDIPKVGEASKYAAEMLKEDINSQGGLEVGGKKYKLEFVYEDNESKAESAVNAALKLIEQDQVVAIIGPNSSKQAVPAGGTCNDNRVPMISPWSTNPDTTKDRPWVFRAAFLDPFQGPVAVNFATKQFGAKTAAVLFDISNDYSKGLAEIFQSEWEKKHGADTVVAFESHGTKDQDFSAQLTKILAAKPDFIFVPNNYNQVALIIKQAHDLGWEGPFMGSDAWGSAELMTLCGDDCKGQFFSTHYAAAGAKGDTKVFIDRYTAKYGYTPDDVAALTWDATRLVLQAIQDAGKYESDVRKERQSIRDALGGIKEFAGITGSMKFDAQGDPIKCAVVVEIDDQGQFVFAESVCP; encoded by the coding sequence ATGGTCGCGGGCTGCGGCGGTGGTGGAGAAGACACCATCAAGATCGGCTTCAACATCCCCATGACCGGCGACATCCCCAAGGTGGGCGAGGCTTCCAAGTACGCGGCCGAGATGCTCAAGGAAGACATCAACTCCCAGGGCGGCCTGGAAGTGGGCGGCAAGAAGTACAAGCTCGAGTTCGTCTATGAAGACAACGAATCCAAGGCTGAATCCGCGGTCAACGCGGCCCTGAAGCTCATCGAGCAGGACCAGGTCGTGGCCATCATCGGTCCCAACTCCTCCAAGCAGGCCGTGCCCGCCGGCGGCACCTGCAACGACAACCGCGTGCCCATGATCTCCCCGTGGTCCACCAACCCGGATACCACCAAGGATCGCCCGTGGGTGTTCCGCGCCGCGTTCCTGGATCCGTTCCAGGGCCCGGTGGCCGTGAACTTCGCCACCAAGCAGTTCGGCGCCAAGACCGCCGCCGTGCTCTTCGACATCTCCAACGACTACTCCAAGGGCCTGGCCGAAATCTTCCAGTCCGAATGGGAAAAGAAGCACGGCGCCGATACGGTCGTGGCCTTTGAATCCCACGGCACCAAGGACCAGGACTTCTCGGCCCAGCTGACCAAGATCCTGGCCGCCAAGCCCGACTTCATCTTTGTTCCCAACAACTACAACCAGGTGGCCCTGATCATCAAGCAGGCCCACGACCTGGGCTGGGAAGGTCCGTTCATGGGATCCGACGCCTGGGGGTCCGCCGAGCTCATGACCCTGTGCGGCGACGACTGCAAGGGCCAGTTCTTCTCCACCCACTATGCGGCCGCCGGGGCCAAGGGCGACACCAAGGTCTTCATCGACCGCTACACCGCAAAGTACGGCTACACCCCGGACGATGTCGCGGCCCTGACCTGGGACGCCACCCGTCTGGTGCTGCAGGCCATCCAGGATGCGGGCAAGTACGAGTCCGACGTGCGCAAGGAGCGCCAGTCCATCCGTGACGCGCTGGGCGGCATCAAGGAATTCGCCGGCATCACCGGCAGCATGAAGTTCGACGCGCAGGGCGATCCCATCAAGTGCGCCGTGGTGGTCGAGATCGACGACCAGGGTCAGTTCGTGTTTGCCGAATCCGTTTGTCCGTAA
- a CDS encoding branched-chain amino acid ABC transporter permease: protein MEALFQNIINALQWGSFYALIALGYTLVYGVLLLINFAHGDIFMVGAYIAFGVSVFVLGVQGLDLPNWAVLACGVPLTMILTAGVGVTLERIAYRPLRRKGAHRLYVVITALMCGLILENGNLALLGASRKKFPELMEKTVWSLGDVSVTNLKVLVIFAAFAVFGILNFIVTRTRIGMAMRAISYDKFAIPLMGIPVDTIIVFTFVLGSGFAGLAGMLFAMSYPILEPYMGALIGWKAFIAAVVGGIGDIRGAFVGGFLLGFIEILVVAFFPSTLRDLIAFSILLVILWMKPTGLFGIARHQKI, encoded by the coding sequence GTGGAAGCTCTATTTCAGAACATAATCAACGCATTGCAATGGGGCAGCTTCTATGCGCTCATCGCACTGGGCTATACGCTCGTGTACGGGGTGCTGCTGCTCATCAACTTTGCGCACGGCGATATCTTCATGGTCGGCGCGTACATCGCCTTCGGGGTCTCGGTGTTCGTGCTCGGCGTGCAGGGCCTGGACCTGCCCAACTGGGCCGTGCTGGCCTGCGGCGTGCCCCTGACCATGATCCTCACGGCCGGGGTGGGCGTGACCCTGGAGCGCATCGCCTACCGCCCGCTGCGGCGCAAGGGCGCGCATCGCCTGTACGTGGTCATCACCGCCCTCATGTGCGGCCTGATCCTGGAAAACGGCAACCTGGCCCTGCTGGGCGCAAGCCGGAAGAAATTTCCCGAACTCATGGAAAAGACGGTCTGGAGCCTGGGGGACGTATCCGTGACCAACCTCAAGGTGCTGGTCATCTTCGCGGCCTTCGCCGTGTTCGGCATCCTGAACTTCATCGTTACGCGCACCCGCATCGGCATGGCCATGCGCGCCATCTCCTATGACAAGTTCGCCATCCCGCTCATGGGCATTCCCGTGGACACCATCATCGTGTTCACCTTCGTGCTCGGCTCGGGCTTTGCCGGGTTGGCGGGCATGCTCTTCGCCATGTCCTACCCGATCCTGGAGCCCTACATGGGCGCGCTCATCGGCTGGAAGGCGTTCATCGCGGCCGTGGTGGGCGGCATCGGCGACATTCGCGGCGCGTTCGTGGGCGGGTTCCTGCTGGGCTTCATCGAGATCCTGGTGGTGGCCTTCTTCCCGTCCACCCTGCGCGACCTCATCGCCTTTTCCATTCTGCTGGTCATCCTGTGGATGAAACCCACGGGCCTGTTCGGCATAGCCCGGCACCAGAAGATCTAG
- a CDS encoding branched-chain amino acid ABC transporter permease — MKKYTINIAFLAGCLLIVLGAQAGLFNLYIQSVILFMGINIILSTSLNLVNGSMGEFSCGHAAFMCVGAYVSSVVTVLLFAQNKILGAPLLPPELAPFFFPIAIIIGGAVAALVGILVAVPSFKTRGDYLAIITIAVNYMVISGLENLDIIGGPRGFMGMKQVVYAMTDVADIPWMMIWTLLGTAFTLWILRRYTSSTFGKGVNAICQDEIAAEIMSVNTDRIKLVTFMLSSGLAGVAGGLFAHVIGYVNPQSFNILKSTECLVMVYLGGMGSLTGAAMSAVLFTLLLEALRPLQIIKWVIIPLILVLLMQFRPEGIMGNKELSDVFPKLKRYFSFK; from the coding sequence ATGAAGAAATACACCATCAACATCGCCTTTCTCGCGGGCTGCCTGCTCATCGTGCTGGGCGCCCAGGCCGGGCTGTTCAACCTGTACATCCAGTCGGTCATCCTGTTCATGGGCATCAACATCATCCTGTCCACCAGCCTGAACCTGGTGAACGGGAGCATGGGCGAGTTCTCCTGCGGGCACGCCGCCTTCATGTGCGTGGGCGCGTACGTCTCGTCCGTGGTCACGGTGCTGCTGTTCGCCCAGAACAAGATCCTGGGCGCGCCCCTGCTGCCGCCGGAGCTGGCCCCGTTCTTCTTCCCCATCGCCATCATCATCGGCGGCGCCGTGGCCGCCCTGGTGGGTATCCTGGTAGCCGTGCCTTCGTTCAAAACCCGCGGCGACTACCTGGCCATCATCACCATCGCGGTGAACTACATGGTCATCTCGGGGCTGGAGAACCTGGACATCATCGGCGGACCGCGCGGCTTCATGGGCATGAAGCAGGTGGTCTACGCCATGACCGACGTGGCCGACATCCCCTGGATGATGATCTGGACCCTGCTGGGCACGGCCTTCACCCTCTGGATCCTGCGCCGCTACACCTCGTCCACCTTCGGCAAGGGCGTCAACGCCATTTGCCAGGACGAGATCGCGGCCGAGATCATGAGCGTGAACACCGACAGGATAAAGCTGGTGACCTTCATGCTTTCCTCCGGGCTGGCGGGCGTTGCGGGCGGACTGTTCGCCCACGTGATCGGCTACGTGAACCCGCAGTCGTTCAACATCCTCAAGTCCACGGAATGCCTGGTCATGGTCTATCTGGGCGGCATGGGTTCGCTCACGGGCGCGGCCATGTCTGCGGTGCTGTTCACCCTGCTGCTGGAGGCCCTGCGGCCCCTGCAGATCATCAAGTGGGTCATCATCCCGCTCATACTGGTGCTGCTCATGCAGTTCAGGCCCGAAGGCATCATGGGCAACAAGGAGCTCTCCGATGTCTTCCCGAAACTCAAACGCTACTTCAGCTTCAAGTAG
- a CDS encoding ABC transporter ATP-binding protein produces the protein MSLLKIDEMTQRFGGLQAVSKFDIELRGGELVGLIGPNGAGKTTIFNLVSGFYQPTEGGIEFDGRNTAGLKPHQVTGMGIARTFQNIRLWHDMSVMDNIRIAQHYRMGYSVFDAFLRTKKYRTAEKRIENIAWEMLEAMDLKEFAEELPRNLPYGLQRRVEIARAMSIRPKLLLLDEPAAGLNSADVEGLIKLVRWIHENFDITIWMIEHQMKVVMSLCQYIKCIDFGATIAEGTPEQIQNDPTVIKAYLGDDTI, from the coding sequence ATGTCGCTACTCAAGATAGACGAAATGACGCAGCGGTTCGGTGGTCTCCAGGCCGTGTCCAAGTTCGACATCGAACTCAGGGGCGGGGAGCTGGTGGGGCTCATCGGCCCCAACGGCGCGGGCAAGACCACCATCTTCAACCTGGTTTCCGGGTTTTACCAGCCCACCGAGGGCGGCATCGAGTTCGACGGCAGGAACACCGCCGGGCTCAAGCCGCACCAGGTCACGGGCATGGGCATTGCCCGCACCTTCCAGAACATCCGGCTCTGGCACGACATGAGCGTCATGGACAACATCCGCATCGCCCAGCATTACCGGATGGGCTACAGCGTGTTCGACGCTTTCCTGCGCACGAAGAAATACCGCACTGCGGAAAAGCGCATCGAGAACATTGCCTGGGAAATGCTGGAGGCCATGGACCTCAAGGAGTTCGCGGAAGAGCTGCCCAGGAACCTGCCCTACGGCCTGCAGCGGCGCGTGGAGATCGCCCGGGCCATGTCCATCCGGCCCAAGCTGCTGTTGCTGGACGAGCCCGCGGCGGGCCTCAACTCTGCGGACGTGGAGGGCCTCATCAAGCTGGTGCGCTGGATCCATGAGAACTTCGACATCACCATCTGGATGATCGAGCACCAGATGAAGGTGGTCATGAGCCTGTGCCAGTACATCAAGTGCATCGACTTCGGCGCGACCATCGCCGAGGGCACGCCCGAACAAATCCAGAACGACCCCACGGTCATCAAGGCATATCTGGGGGACGACACCATATGA
- a CDS encoding ABC transporter ATP-binding protein, with protein MSERLLEIKDLKVKYGNIEALHGISFHVDRGEIVTLIGANGAGKSTTLMSISRLPPPEAPKVVEGDILYAGDSILGWAPDKVVSDLHMILVPEGRHIFGNLSVEENLKLATYARKDTPQDIERDYQRVYSLFPRLAERRRQQSESLSGGEQQMLAVSRALMAGCTFIMLDEPSMGLAPLLMYDMFRALKELNREGMTILLIEQNANLALKFADRGYVIDTGEIVAQGASQDLMEDPEVKKAYLGG; from the coding sequence ATGAGCGAACGACTTCTCGAAATCAAGGACCTCAAGGTCAAGTACGGCAACATCGAGGCCCTGCACGGCATCTCGTTCCATGTGGACCGGGGCGAGATCGTCACCCTGATCGGGGCCAACGGCGCGGGCAAGTCCACCACGCTCATGTCCATTTCCCGGCTGCCGCCGCCCGAGGCCCCCAAGGTCGTGGAGGGGGACATCCTCTATGCGGGCGACTCCATTCTGGGCTGGGCCCCGGACAAGGTCGTTTCGGACCTGCACATGATTCTGGTGCCCGAGGGGCGCCACATCTTCGGCAACCTGTCCGTGGAGGAAAACCTGAAGCTGGCCACCTATGCCCGCAAGGACACGCCCCAGGACATCGAGCGGGACTACCAGCGCGTGTATTCGCTGTTCCCGCGTCTGGCCGAACGCCGCAGGCAGCAGAGCGAATCGCTCTCCGGCGGCGAGCAGCAGATGCTGGCGGTCTCCCGCGCGCTCATGGCCGGGTGCACCTTCATCATGCTGGACGAGCCGAGCATGGGGCTGGCGCCGCTGCTCATGTATGACATGTTCCGGGCGCTCAAGGAGCTGAACAGGGAGGGCATGACCATCCTGCTCATCGAGCAGAACGCCAACCTGGCGCTCAAGTTCGCGGACCGTGGCTATGTCATCGACACCGGCGAGATCGTGGCCCAGGGAGCCAGCCAGGACCTCATGGAGGACCCGGAGGTCAAGAAGGCCTATCTGGGCGGGTAG
- a CDS encoding pentapeptide repeat-containing protein encodes MIKSWQRIIDIAMANPEHVKILLEGGVEGWNRWRKENPEVEPNLESFSFQKIDKALVTPLLEREKSCVGELIGLDLQNAILYDANFNKMSLINVDFSNSYMRYAQLNQSSLWGCVFNETDLTMSNWSGCVAHVSNFNKSKLNNVHMRRGAFIKCDFHNASLVEADFTSSILTSSEFNESNMAAAIIVGSDLQNCSFEGAFINGIKYDRRNLKSRSLRVASAYGSQMFRRDAMDACYIAEFKEKHPFWHTLWSISSDCGRSLAQWAFWSMMIALWFGAFFWLLNLDIGFGKSFETAQLSGDSFLTMLYYSVVTFTTLGFGDVIPKTSFAAMMVMFEVILGYIMLGGLISIFANKLARRSG; translated from the coding sequence TTGATCAAATCTTGGCAACGGATTATCGATATCGCTATGGCAAATCCAGAGCATGTAAAGATACTTCTCGAAGGCGGTGTTGAAGGCTGGAACAGGTGGCGAAAAGAAAATCCTGAAGTTGAGCCTAATCTTGAATCTTTTTCATTTCAAAAAATAGATAAAGCGTTGGTAACTCCTCTTTTAGAACGTGAAAAATCATGTGTTGGAGAACTTATTGGTTTAGATTTGCAGAATGCCATATTATACGATGCAAATTTCAATAAAATGAGTTTGATAAACGTTGATTTTTCTAATTCTTATATGCGGTATGCGCAGCTGAATCAGAGTTCTTTATGGGGTTGTGTGTTTAATGAAACAGATTTGACAATGTCAAATTGGTCTGGATGTGTAGCTCATGTGTCAAATTTCAATAAATCAAAGTTGAATAATGTTCATATGCGACGGGGAGCCTTTATCAAATGCGATTTCCATAATGCTTCTCTCGTTGAAGCTGATTTTACCTCATCAATACTGACTAGCTCTGAGTTCAATGAGTCAAATATGGCTGCAGCAATCATTGTAGGATCAGATTTGCAGAATTGTAGTTTCGAGGGAGCTTTTATTAACGGCATTAAGTATGATCGGCGTAATTTGAAATCAAGATCCCTAAGAGTTGCTAGTGCATATGGTAGCCAGATGTTCCGACGAGACGCCATGGACGCTTGCTACATAGCCGAGTTCAAGGAAAAACATCCTTTCTGGCACACTCTTTGGTCAATTTCTTCAGATTGTGGCCGCTCCCTTGCTCAATGGGCGTTTTGGTCAATGATGATCGCATTGTGGTTCGGGGCATTTTTTTGGTTGTTGAATTTGGACATAGGATTCGGAAAGTCCTTTGAAACCGCGCAGCTCAGTGGGGACAGCTTTCTGACAATGCTCTATTACAGCGTGGTGACCTTCACGACGCTTGGTTTTGGCGATGTTATCCCGAAAACATCTTTCGCAGCCATGATGGTCATGTTTGAAGTCATTCTCGGCTATATAATGCTCGGCGGCCTTATCTCTATCTTTGCCAATAAATTGGCCCGCCGAAGCGGCTGA
- a CDS encoding substrate-binding periplasmic protein yields the protein MKTVSLAAVLFLAVVFCFTSRALAAEPEVIRVQFSVMAPWKEGKAGNEHGIDIEFLRLLAQRMNLRIEFVHVPFARGLVCLEEGSIDLMPCVLHREDREMCMHFIQPPYHQFSPKAFYVLKDGGPAINSYTDLYGLRIGTVIGARYFSRFDEDIRLNKDAVRNSELNFKKLLDGRIDAMVLSETHGDRQLEHLDYAHRITKARYKYQRTNHVHMVLSRQSPLAERLDEFNMHMAALVREGAREKIKKKYTDTLSY from the coding sequence ATGAAAACCGTGTCCCTCGCGGCCGTGCTTTTTCTGGCGGTCGTCTTCTGTTTTACCTCAAGGGCCCTGGCCGCCGAGCCGGAGGTCATCCGTGTGCAGTTCAGCGTCATGGCCCCCTGGAAGGAGGGCAAGGCGGGGAATGAGCACGGCATCGACATCGAATTCCTGCGGCTCCTGGCCCAGCGCATGAACCTGCGCATCGAATTCGTGCACGTGCCCTTTGCCCGCGGCCTGGTCTGCCTGGAGGAGGGGAGCATCGATCTCATGCCCTGCGTGCTGCACCGCGAGGACCGGGAAATGTGCATGCACTTCATCCAGCCTCCGTACCACCAGTTCTCGCCCAAGGCCTTCTACGTGCTCAAGGACGGGGGGCCGGCCATCAATTCCTACACGGACCTTTACGGCCTGCGCATCGGGACCGTGATCGGGGCCCGCTATTTCAGTCGGTTCGACGAGGATATCCGGCTGAACAAGGATGCGGTGCGCAACTCCGAGCTCAACTTCAAGAAGCTGCTGGATGGGCGCATCGACGCCATGGTCCTTTCCGAGACCCATGGCGACCGCCAGCTCGAACACTTGGATTACGCCCACCGTATCACCAAGGCCCGCTACAAATACCAGCGCACGAATCACGTGCATATGGTGCTTTCCCGGCAATCGCCCCTGGCCGAACGGCTCGATGAATTCAACATGCACATGGCGGCCCTGGTCCGCGAAGGGGCCCGGGAGAAAATCAAAAAGAAATACACCGATACCTTGAGCTATTGA
- a CDS encoding CBS and ACT domain-containing protein, producing MLVREWMTRNVITLGATSSVLDASAILHAKNIRQFPVVDESGDLVGIVSDRDIRDAMPSKYLAGDNAANGGLSTLTAGDIMTMDPITVAQDTAMDIVAESLVNNKVGGLPVVDGKKLIGIITQADVMRFMCSATGAIRGGTQFAFRLEAKPGPLAALLNDLRDKSVVFTSVFTSYELENPGYRHAYIRVSDVGDRSVEDLVRYLQASYTLLYYVNEGVTVDIV from the coding sequence ATGCTAGTGAGAGAGTGGATGACCAGAAACGTCATCACCTTGGGGGCGACATCTTCCGTGCTGGACGCCTCTGCCATATTGCATGCAAAGAACATCCGCCAGTTTCCTGTGGTGGACGAATCAGGAGACCTGGTGGGCATCGTTTCGGACCGCGACATCCGCGACGCCATGCCTTCCAAATACCTAGCGGGCGACAACGCCGCCAACGGAGGCCTGTCCACGCTCACGGCCGGCGATATCATGACCATGGACCCCATCACCGTGGCCCAGGACACGGCCATGGACATCGTGGCGGAGAGTCTGGTCAACAACAAGGTCGGCGGGCTGCCCGTGGTGGACGGCAAAAAGCTCATCGGCATCATCACCCAGGCCGACGTCATGCGCTTCATGTGCAGCGCCACGGGCGCCATTCGCGGCGGCACCCAGTTCGCCTTCCGTCTGGAGGCCAAGCCCGGCCCGCTGGCGGCGCTGCTCAACGACCTGCGCGACAAGAGCGTGGTCTTCACCAGCGTGTTCACGTCCTACGAGCTGGAAAACCCGGGCTACCGCCACGCCTACATCCGCGTCTCGGACGTGGGCGACCGGTCCGTGGAGGATCTGGTCAGGTATCTGCAGGCCAGCTACACCCTGCTCTATTACGTCAATGAAGGCGTTACCGTGGACATCGTGTAA